A region from the Ptychodera flava strain L36383 chromosome 12, AS_Pfla_20210202, whole genome shotgun sequence genome encodes:
- the LOC139145139 gene encoding uncharacterized protein codes for MAKDSTPHLFLLFGLLATFVGTYCSGQHACESGWDYFKGKCYYAYQSPLYTYDEARTVCIALGGSLAKINNLEENLWLRGYTEGKVHMWLGANDIEQEGVWKWEDGTRITYSNWYTDQPSNYGNNEDCLHFEYDWNAWNDAPCTSRMGYICKKEIRDSSCGAVPVGIESREIPDSQMTANSVYSANHMSHQGRLNYVGPGSDSWCARLNTVGQWLQINLGRERTITKVATQGRGDYDQWVKKFHLAYNDGQDWKYVQDDSHSAKVFEGNSDRNTIVYHDLVTDTFTAQYVRFYPLTWQGHMCMRVELYACT; via the exons ATGGCGAAGGACTCCACGCCCCATCTATTTTTGTTATTCGGCCTTCTAGCCACGTTTGTTGGAACCTATTGTAGTGGCCAACATG CCTGTGAGTCTGGTTGGGATTATTTCAAGGGAAAATGCTACTACGCGTACCAATCCCCACTGTACACATACGATGAAGCAAGGACTGTGTGTATTGCATTGGGTGGTTCACTGGCCAAGATAAATAACCTTGAAGAAAACCTGTGGCTGAGAG GGTATACTGAAGGCAAAGTACATATGTGGCTTGGTGCTAACGATATCGAACAGGAGGGCGTTTGGAAGTGGGAAGATGGTACCCGG ATTACGTATAGTAATTGGTATACAGACCAACCAAGCAATTATGGTAATAATGAAGATTGTCTGCATTTTGAATATGACTGGAATGCATGGAACGATGCCCCTTGTACGAGTCGCATGGGTTACATCTGTAAAAAGGAAATAC GTGACTCAAGTTGTGGTGCCGTCCCTGTCGGAATTGAGAGTAGGGAAATACCAGACTCGCAGATGACAGCGAATAGTGTCTACAGTGCCAATCATATGTCCCACCAAGGAAGACTGAACTACGTCGGTCCCGGGTCAGATTCCTGGTGTGCTCGGCTTAATACTGTCGGTCAGTGGCTGCAAATCAATTTAGGTCGTGAGAGAACCATCACAAAAGTGGCAACGCAG GGTAGAGGTGATTACGACCAATGGGTGAAGAAGTTTCATCTGGCATACAACGATGGTCAAGACTGGAAATACGTACAGGACGATAGTCATTCTGCGAAG GTCTTTGAAGGAAACAGCGACAGGAACACTATCGTTTATCACGACTTAGTCACCGACACCTTCACCGCTCAGTATGTCCGGTTTTACCCCTTGACATGGCAAGGCCACATGTGTATGCGAGTAGAACTCTACGCTTGCACATAA